One genomic region from Pecten maximus chromosome 5, xPecMax1.1, whole genome shotgun sequence encodes:
- the LOC117327323 gene encoding uncharacterized protein LOC117327323 isoform X1 has translation MTIGSQKRRHRRTQSDGQDVRMRINCRKHRRPLSIPLQQFDSIVLNDDGGLLDGGRFHPSPSQASMSADLGDVALDDSFQREVAEKTKLFFIGKQEAEIEVYIDRIIAREGNKDRALLHVVSTIENEPRVQMLVNTLLHRGANPSASDQHLRTPLHYAVEKNFKGVCIKLLEHDAWPNARDHDNVMPYTIAYDNSNDDVASLLVLYMPNIEVRQLYISDGHKASEFSFHILLQKNMQKTVLAVLDCMIDHRSPSGHMRVYYQVLDGDEEGRSPLQEGFNNKTKSPLQVLAKGGNKNIVYHDVVRLLIRRKWKEYARLRFEVNSLIYCLTLVTMTFSAIVAAMSPDPLKYDMPLQIGRGVCEAWTIIIILMTLFQESNQFRKQRLEYWSDAFNWIDMSSALLLATVVPLRITDRSEQWPVFSIGFLLWTLRIFKYAAVFRQTGAYAQILWRILVHDFIQFTIVFTVILLAFSGSFILSLRGEDSLNTYEDTNSFWKILFLGVRILIEAERIIEYNELSPMSCILMVLFLFTCCVVLLSILIAQLSDTYQHVQQDAQRGLEVNRAWIVARVELNSFMVGKDHRTNYYKEYEDICDIKHVLERWETPPLNEMNKNIQDIWDSLQSHKLNVLTVHNRLARQETALIKLQEHVQSVLEILQAKSNPASGDQAEASGANLSDVLFENKENDLS, from the exons ATGACGATTGGGTCGCAAAAAAGACGTCATCGCCGAACACAAAGTGATGGTCAAGACGTCAGGATGAGGATAAACTGTCGGAAACATAGACGTCCTCTCAGCATACCCCTACAACAGTTCGACTCCATAG TCCTCAATGACGACGGAGGTTTGCTGGACGGTGGTCGGTTCCATCCCAGTCCCTCCCAAGCATCCATGTCGGCAGACCTTGGTGATGTGGCTTTGGATGACTCGTTTCAACGAGAG GTGGCAGAGAAGACCAAACTCTTTTTCATAGGAAAGCAGGAGGCGGAAATAGAGGTTTACATCGATAGGATCATAGCCCGGGAAGGCAACAAAGACAGAGCATTGCTGCACGTGGTCTCCACTATAGAGAATGAACCAAGA GTGCAAATGCTAGTCAACACCCTCCTTCATAGGGGTGCCAACCCCTCGGCTAGTGACCAACATCTTCGGACACCCCTTCACTATGCCGTGGAGAAAAACTTTAAGGGTGTGTGCATTAAATTACTGGAGCATGACGCATGGCCGAACGCGCGTGACCATGACAACGTTATGCCATATACGATAGCTTACGACAACAGCAACGACGATGTAGCATCTTTGTTGGTACTATATATGCCAAATATTGA GGTGAGACAATTATATATCAGTGATGGACACAAGGCTTCAGAGTTCAGTTTTCACATTCTGCTACAGAAAAATATGCAA AAAACTGTATTAGCAGTATTAGATTGCATGATCGATCACCGCAGTCCGAGTGGTCACATGCGTGTGTACTATCAGGTGCTGGATGGGGACGAGGAGGGGAGATCACCTTTACAAGAAGGTTTTAACAATAAAACCAAGTCACCCCTTCAGGTTCTagcaaagggaggtaataag AATATTGTGTACCATGACGTGGTTCGTCTCCTGATCAGACGCAAGTGGAAGGAGTATGCTAGATTACGCTTCGA GGTGAACTCTCTAATCTATTGTTTGACGCTGGTCACGATGACGTTCTCGGCGATCGTTGCTGCCATGAGCCCGGATCCTCTGAAGTACGACATGCCTCTCCAAATCGGTCGAGGTGTGTGCGAGGCGTGGACTATTATCATTATACTTATGACGCTCTTCCAGGAGTCAAACCAATTCCGAAA ACAGCGCCTAGAGTACTGGTCAGACGCCTTTAACTGGATAGACATGTCGTCTGCTCTTCTACTTGCCACTGTGGTACCTCTCAGAATTACGGACAGGTCCGAACAATGGCCGGTCTTCTCCATAGGGTTCCTGCTTTGGACGCTCCGCATCTTCAAATACGCGGCTGTATTCAG ACAGACAGGTGCTTACGCTCAGATCCTATGGAGAATCTTAGTCCATGACTTCATTCAGTTCACCATTGTGTTCACGGTGATCCTCCTAGCGTTCAGCGGTTCGTTTATATTGTCGCTCCGTGGTGAAGATTCGCTCAACACATATGAGGACACCAA TTCCTTTTGGAAAATTCTCTTCCTTGGAGTCCGTATTCTCATCGAAGCGGAAAGAATCATTGAATACAATGAGCTATC GCCGATGAGTTGCATCTTGATGGTATTGTTTCTGTTCACGTGCTGTGTGGTCTTGCTCAGCATCCTTATTGCTCAGCTCAGTGACACGTACCAGCACGTGCAACAGGACGCGCAGAGGGGATTAGAGGTCAATAGGGCGTGGATTGTAGCTCGTGTGGAGCTCAACAGCTTCATGGTGGGAAAG GATCACcgcaccaactactacaaagagtACGAGGATATCTGTGACATCAAACACGTGCTGGAGCGATGGGAGACCCCGCCACTAAACGAGATGAACAAAAACATTCAGGATATCTGGGATTCGCTTCAGTCACACAAACTCAACGTACTCACCGTCCACAACCGACTAGCGCGACAGGAAACAGCCCTCATCAAATTACA agaACATGTCCAAAGTGTGCTCGAGATACTACAGGCGAAATCTAACCCTGCTAGCGGCGACCAGGCCGAAGCATCTGGAGCTAATTTATCCGACGTTTTATTTGAGAACAAAGAAAATGACTTATCATAA
- the LOC117327323 gene encoding uncharacterized protein LOC117327323 isoform X2: MSADLGDVALDDSFQREVAEKTKLFFIGKQEAEIEVYIDRIIAREGNKDRALLHVVSTIENEPRVQMLVNTLLHRGANPSASDQHLRTPLHYAVEKNFKGVCIKLLEHDAWPNARDHDNVMPYTIAYDNSNDDVASLLVLYMPNIEVRQLYISDGHKASEFSFHILLQKNMQKTVLAVLDCMIDHRSPSGHMRVYYQVLDGDEEGRSPLQEGFNNKTKSPLQVLAKGGNKNIVYHDVVRLLIRRKWKEYARLRFEVNSLIYCLTLVTMTFSAIVAAMSPDPLKYDMPLQIGRGVCEAWTIIIILMTLFQESNQFRKQRLEYWSDAFNWIDMSSALLLATVVPLRITDRSEQWPVFSIGFLLWTLRIFKYAAVFRQTGAYAQILWRILVHDFIQFTIVFTVILLAFSGSFILSLRGEDSLNTYEDTNSFWKILFLGVRILIEAERIIEYNELSPMSCILMVLFLFTCCVVLLSILIAQLSDTYQHVQQDAQRGLEVNRAWIVARVELNSFMVGKDHRTNYYKEYEDICDIKHVLERWETPPLNEMNKNIQDIWDSLQSHKLNVLTVHNRLARQETALIKLQEHVQSVLEILQAKSNPASGDQAEASGANLSDVLFENKENDLS; the protein is encoded by the exons ATGTCGGCAGACCTTGGTGATGTGGCTTTGGATGACTCGTTTCAACGAGAG GTGGCAGAGAAGACCAAACTCTTTTTCATAGGAAAGCAGGAGGCGGAAATAGAGGTTTACATCGATAGGATCATAGCCCGGGAAGGCAACAAAGACAGAGCATTGCTGCACGTGGTCTCCACTATAGAGAATGAACCAAGA GTGCAAATGCTAGTCAACACCCTCCTTCATAGGGGTGCCAACCCCTCGGCTAGTGACCAACATCTTCGGACACCCCTTCACTATGCCGTGGAGAAAAACTTTAAGGGTGTGTGCATTAAATTACTGGAGCATGACGCATGGCCGAACGCGCGTGACCATGACAACGTTATGCCATATACGATAGCTTACGACAACAGCAACGACGATGTAGCATCTTTGTTGGTACTATATATGCCAAATATTGA GGTGAGACAATTATATATCAGTGATGGACACAAGGCTTCAGAGTTCAGTTTTCACATTCTGCTACAGAAAAATATGCAA AAAACTGTATTAGCAGTATTAGATTGCATGATCGATCACCGCAGTCCGAGTGGTCACATGCGTGTGTACTATCAGGTGCTGGATGGGGACGAGGAGGGGAGATCACCTTTACAAGAAGGTTTTAACAATAAAACCAAGTCACCCCTTCAGGTTCTagcaaagggaggtaataag AATATTGTGTACCATGACGTGGTTCGTCTCCTGATCAGACGCAAGTGGAAGGAGTATGCTAGATTACGCTTCGA GGTGAACTCTCTAATCTATTGTTTGACGCTGGTCACGATGACGTTCTCGGCGATCGTTGCTGCCATGAGCCCGGATCCTCTGAAGTACGACATGCCTCTCCAAATCGGTCGAGGTGTGTGCGAGGCGTGGACTATTATCATTATACTTATGACGCTCTTCCAGGAGTCAAACCAATTCCGAAA ACAGCGCCTAGAGTACTGGTCAGACGCCTTTAACTGGATAGACATGTCGTCTGCTCTTCTACTTGCCACTGTGGTACCTCTCAGAATTACGGACAGGTCCGAACAATGGCCGGTCTTCTCCATAGGGTTCCTGCTTTGGACGCTCCGCATCTTCAAATACGCGGCTGTATTCAG ACAGACAGGTGCTTACGCTCAGATCCTATGGAGAATCTTAGTCCATGACTTCATTCAGTTCACCATTGTGTTCACGGTGATCCTCCTAGCGTTCAGCGGTTCGTTTATATTGTCGCTCCGTGGTGAAGATTCGCTCAACACATATGAGGACACCAA TTCCTTTTGGAAAATTCTCTTCCTTGGAGTCCGTATTCTCATCGAAGCGGAAAGAATCATTGAATACAATGAGCTATC GCCGATGAGTTGCATCTTGATGGTATTGTTTCTGTTCACGTGCTGTGTGGTCTTGCTCAGCATCCTTATTGCTCAGCTCAGTGACACGTACCAGCACGTGCAACAGGACGCGCAGAGGGGATTAGAGGTCAATAGGGCGTGGATTGTAGCTCGTGTGGAGCTCAACAGCTTCATGGTGGGAAAG GATCACcgcaccaactactacaaagagtACGAGGATATCTGTGACATCAAACACGTGCTGGAGCGATGGGAGACCCCGCCACTAAACGAGATGAACAAAAACATTCAGGATATCTGGGATTCGCTTCAGTCACACAAACTCAACGTACTCACCGTCCACAACCGACTAGCGCGACAGGAAACAGCCCTCATCAAATTACA agaACATGTCCAAAGTGTGCTCGAGATACTACAGGCGAAATCTAACCCTGCTAGCGGCGACCAGGCCGAAGCATCTGGAGCTAATTTATCCGACGTTTTATTTGAGAACAAAGAAAATGACTTATCATAA
- the LOC117327325 gene encoding heat shock 70 kDa protein 12B-like, which yields MASTQKVLVVAIDFGTTYSGYAFSFKSNKNDVKTHLWETGIGQEQSTKAPTSILFDHLKRYHSFGYDAENQYSRLSDEQQKQYYYFKRFKMTLFNNQDLNERTMIKDVSGREMRAMDVFAAGIKYLRDHFHTVLRGQFRSGLVGSSEIQWVLTVPAIWNEAAKQFMRMAAVKAGISGDCLTLALEPEAAALYCQSHSGSFQLGNTFMIVDAGGGTVDVTVHKVRLSGKLQEVVPPSGGPWGGIKVDDAFQTFLMKIFGLAAIRKLSKSEILQIEREFEIVKRSFSQNSTMSAMDIRVPYCLIGHLNRSNASMHSIRIRGDKMNIPYHTLQEFFKGPVQKIVKHVRELMDKPELTYTNGIYLVGGFSKSRLLQDEMKQAFPYIQIHTPQEANAAIIKGAVIFGHDPNIIGWRKTTRTYGIDCVSEFDHDIHLRQKYTLIEGREYCSDIFTKFITVGTTMENGQATPYQSFCPVYSNQASVPLKIVTSPSESPTYTTDPGCRVIGTINVKMPDLTGGTDREVKVRMIMGGTELKVEAVDGNTGMSYSAKFDFL from the exons ATGGCTTCAACACAAAAGGTACTGGTGGTGGCAATAGACTTTGGGACGACATACTCTGGTTATGCCTTCTCTTTCAAATCTAACAAGAACGACGTGAAAACGCACCTTTGGGAGACTGGAATAGGACAAGAACAGTCTACCAAGGCGCCTACCTCCATACTATTTGACCATTTGAAGCGATATCATTCATTCGGGTACGACGCTGAGAATCAGTATAGCAGGTTGTCGGATGAACAACAAAAGCAATACTACTATTTTAAAAGGTTTAAAATGACCCTTTTCAATAACCAG GATCTGAACGAGAGGACCATGATCAAAGATGTATCAGGAAGAGAAATGCGTGCTATGGATGTATTTGCAGCCGGGATCAAGTACCTTCGGGATCATTTCCACACGGTATTAAGGGGACAGTTTAGATCAGGACTCGTCGGCTCAAGTGAGATACAGTGGGTCCTGACTGTGCCCGCAATCTGGAACGAGGCAGCCAAACAATTCATGAGAATGGCCGCCGTAAAG GCTGGGATAAGTGGTGATTGCCTCACCTTGGCTCTTGAGCCGGAAGCCGCTGCCTTATACTGCCAATCTCATTCGGGAAGTTTCCAACTCGGCAATACGTTCATGATTGTGGATGCTGGAG GTGGTACAGTAGACGTAACTGTCCACAAGGTCCGCCTTTCCGGTAAGCTGCAGGAAGTTGTTCCTCCATCAGGAGGGCCATGGGGAGGGATAAAGGTAGATGACGCATTCCAAACATTCCTTATGAAAATTTTTGGACTCGCCGCAATCAGGAAATTGTCTAAATCTGAAATCCTGCAAATAGAGAGGGAATTCGAGATCGTCAAACGGTCTTTTAGCCAGAACTCCACAATGTCAGCAATGGATATCCGGGTTCCTTACTGCCTGATCGGACACCTTAATCGGTCAAACGCAAGTATGCATTCCATCAGAATTAGAGGCGACAAGATGAATATCCCATACCATACACTGCAAGAGTTCTTCAAAGGCCCAGTCCAAAAGATTGTAAAACATGTTAGGGAGCTGATGGACAAACCAGAATTGACCTATACCAATGGTATCTATTTGGTAGGAGGATTCTCAAAGAGCAGGCTACTGCAGGACGAAATGAAGCAAGCATTTCCCTACATCCAGATTCATACACCACAGGAAGCAAACGCCGCTATTATCAAAGGAGCGGTTATTTTTGGTCATGATCCAAACATCATTGGGTGGAGAAAAACTACACGGACATACGGTATAGACTGTGTTTCTGAATTTGATCATGACATACATCTTCGACAAAAATATACTCTGATCGAAGGAAGAGAATATTGCTCAGATATCTTCACGAAGTTTATAACAGTTGGTACAACCATGGAGAATGGCCAAGCAACGCCCTATCAATCTTTCTGTCCAGTTTATAGCAACCAAGCATCAGTGCCTCTGAAAATTGTAACATCTCCCTCTGAAAGTCCAACTTACACAACGGACCCAGGGTGTCGTGTCATCGGCACTATCAACGTAAAGATGCCCGATCTCACAGGAGGAACTGACAGAGAGGTCAAGGTCAGGATGATAATGGGAGGCACAGAGTTAAAGGTGGAAGCTGTGGACGGAAACACTGGGATGTCATACTCGGCAAAATTTGATTTCTTATAA
- the LOC117327327 gene encoding 28S ribosomal protein S6, mitochondrial-like — MPRYELALILKDLPRAALANALKRSCQHVWNEQGVVRKIENLGTKPLPYRMHVHGSKNITGSYFVMKFDSSTIAMEAIENRFRQDSEVVRPTIFTVAEEEERPCMRGIECQFGEDISLVGERMTWRTKALKKANLYKDLKRTRKS, encoded by the exons GCAGCTCTTGCTAATGCTTTGAAGAGAAGCTGTCAACATGTATGGAATGAACAAGGTGTTGTCAGAAAGATAGAAAACTTAGGAACAAAACCATTGCCATACAGAATGCATGTACATGGTTCAAAAAACATCACAGGAAG CTACTTTGTGATGAAGTTTGATTCTAGCACAATTGCTATGGAAGCAATCGAAAACAGATTTCGCCAGGATAGTGAAGTAGTTCGTCCAACCATTTTTACAGTAGCGGAGGAGGAGGAGCGTCCATGTATGAGAGGAATAGAGTGCCAGTTTGGTGAAGATATCTCTTTAGTTGGAGAACGCATGACATGGAGGACTAAAGCTCTTAAGAAAGCAAATCTGTATAAGGATTTAAAACGGACAAGAAAGAGCTGA